The Hymenobacter sp. DG25A nucleotide sequence AGGGCCAGCGGGGCCGTGGGCTTCCAGTCGTACACGTCGTTGTCGCGGAAGGCGGTACTCATGGGCTGGTCGGTGTTGCTGAGGATGCCCTGGCGGAAGGTGGCGGTGAACAGCTCGGCGGGTTTAGAAGGCACCGAGCTAAAGGGATTAAGCTGCAGCTGGCCGGCCCAGGGCTGATTGAAATAATAGGGAAACGGCCGGTTGATGCCATATACCTTATTATAAGTATCCAGTACCCACACGTAGGAGCTCAGGAAATTCAGCGGCTTATCAGAGCTTAGAATATAGTTGGCGAAGGCCGTTTTGTGGTAAGCCCCGGCACCGGGGGCGCTGGCCGTTACCGTGAATTCCCGGGCGTACTTTTCCTCCATCAGCTTGTGCAGCGACATGGTGGCGTAGCCGCCTTCGGAGTAGCCCAGTAGAAAGTTTTTCTGGTTGAGGGGCAGCTTCTCGCGCTTACAAAACTCCCGGGCCGCGCGCATCATGTCCAAAGAAGCCGAAGCCAGCGAAGGGCCGTGCTCATATGGGTGCGCCTGCGCTTTGGAAGCGCCGTAGCCAATATAATCGGGGGCCGAAACCACATAGCCCGTGGAAGCCAGCAACGATACCGCCGACCACACCTCACTGCTGGAGCTGTAATAGGAAGGCGCGCGCCGCTCCTCATCGGGCTGAATAGTACCGTGCTGATAGCTCAGCAAAGACAGCGGCTGACTGGCCACCGGTACCAGCAAAGCCCCGGAGGCCGTAATGGTTTGCCCGGCCGGAGTTTGGGTAGAGTAAGTGAGCTTATACACCCGGATAGGAAACCGGGCCAGCGCGCCCGCCAGTGGTACGCTACTTACCCGCTGGGCCAGCACCGCCGGGCTGTATTCCCCAATAAGCGTGCTACTGATGAGGTGAGTAGCCACCGGCGTGGCTGGCGTGGCGGCCGGCGCGGGCTGGGCCTCGCTCTTACACCCGGCCGCAACCGAGAAAAACAGGGAAAGCCAAAGCAGCCCGGTGGCAACGGGGCGCATAGAGCGGTGGCGCGAGTTAAAAAGGGTCACGGCAGAAAGCGTCAAAGGTGAATAGACTTTGGGTATAACACCGGCAGAGGCAAATAATTCATCCTGCCCTCGTGCGCCCTCCCCTGCTCCACGCCCTACGAAAAGCGAGATTTAAAACTTTAATTAAAAACTTAGTTGTATAACTAAAATATTAGTTATACATTGATATCACTTCTCATCAACCTCTGCTATGCAACCTTCCTTTCCTGAGCTAACCCGTGCCGAGGAGCAAGTAATGCAGGTGCTCTGGCGCCGTGGCCCTTCCTACGTGAAGGACGTGGTGCCCGAGCTACCGGCCCCTACGCCGGCCTACAATACGGTATCCACCATTATCCGCATTCTGGAGCAGAAAGGCTTTGTAGACCACGAAGCCTTTGGCCGCACGCACCGCTACTTCCCTATTGTAGCGCAGGATGCTTATCGGCGGTTTTCCCTGGGCAAGCTGCTGGGCGGCTACTTCGGGGGCTCCTTCTCCCGGCTGGTTTCCTTTTTCGCCCAGGAAGAAAACCTCGATGCTGCCCAGCTCGACGAGTTGCTGCGGCATGCCCAGTCTTCGCCACCCTCAACCCCGCCCGCCGATGAACCAGGTTCTGCCCCTCGCGCCGACGACAATGCTCCCGCTGCTTAGCTGGATGCTGCAAAGCACCCTGTGTCTGGGGGCCTGCTGGCTGCTATACCGCTATGCGCTGCGGCAGGAGCGCTTCTTTACTTTTAACCGCCGCTTCCTGCTCTTCACCCCCTGGCTGGCGCTGGGGCTACCGGGCTTACTGGCACTGCTGAAGCCGTGGCTCCCGGCTATTCAAAATCCCGCCAACGGGCTGCTGAATGGCGGCCTGCTGCCCGAGCTGACTATATCATCCGGCGCAGCGGGGGCCAATCTTGCAACTCAGCTGCCGGAGTGGCTGCCCTCCTCGCTCCTTCTCCTTTATCTGACCGGGGTACTTGTTGTGCTTATGCGGCTAGGCACACACCTGCTGCATCTGTGGCTGGCCGCCCGCCGCTTTCCCCGGGAGGCCCGGCCCGGCTATGTACTGGTGCACACCGGTGGGCGGCGCCCTACCAGCTCCTTTGGCCGCTGGGTTTTCTGGGATGATTCTACTACTCTTTCCTCCGATGAGGCCCGGGTGGTGCTGGCCCATGAGCTGGCCCACGTGCAGCAGGGTCACTCCTGGGAGCGGCTGAGTCTGGAGGCGACCCAGGCCCTGCTATGGTTCTGCCCTTTTATTCATTTCTATCCCCCGGCTTTAGCGCTGGTGCATGAGTTTCTGGCCGATGAGCAGGCGCTGCGTGCTACGGCTTCTTCCCCGGCTGCTCCCGTGGCAGAATCCTACACGGCCCTGTTGGCCCGCCTGGCGCTGCGCCAGCTGCACCCGGACTTACCACTTACCCATTCTTTTACCCAATCCTTCACCTTAACCCGTATTCGTATGCTTACCTCCCAAACGCCTGCACGGCGCTGGAAGCAGTGGCTGCTGCTCCCCATTGGTGCCATCTTATTCGTGGCTGTTGCCTGCGAAAATGCCCCGGACCTAGATAAGCCGGCCACCACGGCTACCAGTAAAGATTCCCAATACGGGACGCCCCCACCGCCGCCACCGCCACCTTACACCACCAATGCCGCTGACACCCCACCACCGCCCCCACCCCCGGCTCTTTCAAATGTTGAGGTGATGCCGGAATACCCTGGTGGGCAAACGGCGCTTTTCTCTGCTCTTCTAAAAAATACGCGGTACCCCGCCGTGGCAGTGCAACAAAAGCTTCAGGGCAAGGCCCTGGTAAGCTTTATAGTAAATACCGATGGCAGTATAAGCGCCGTGAAATTGGAACGAGGCGTAACGGCCGCAGCGGGGCAGCAGGCAGCAGCCACCACCCTGAATGAAGAAGCCTTGCGGGTAGTGCGCGAGCTGCCGGGCAAATGGACACCGGGCCTTAACAAAGGCAAGCGGGTAGCGGTGCAGTTTGCCGTTCCCATCACCTTTGCGCTACGCTAACACTTTATAGCTAAGCAAAAAGCGCCACCCAGAGTTCTGGGTGGCGCTTTTTGCTTAGCTAGCAGAATTTATCTACCAAATCGGAGAAGAGTTTTAGTAGGCTATCTGTTGCAGGGTTACTCGCTGGGGCATGCGCTGCTCATGATACAGCAACAGTTGGGAGGGCTCGGTATGCCACACATCGAAGTACCCTGAAGCGGGCGTTTCCTGTACGGTAACGGACTGCCCGGACTGCGTATTGAAGGTGAGGATGCGCCGTTCTGAGCGAAGAATTACCCGGTTGCTGTCGGGGGCGAAACCGCGCAGCCGGAAGGTGCCGGCCTGCGCGGCCAGAATGGCCATGCGGCGGGCCGGCACGTAGCCGCCTACCGTGTAGCTGCCGCCATCGGGCAGCGGCAGCACCCGAACTTCTTCTACCTTACCGGCCGCCGTCATTTTCAGGGAGACGATATCCCGCGGACGCAGCGTAGTGGTGCTGACCTGAAGCGTACCCAGCGTCAGAATACCAGTAGCTACCCCAATGGCAATGTGCCCGCCCAGGGAAGTACTTGTGTAAGTTTCGCCCACCAGCCGCACGTTGCCGGCGGCATCCGGCATGAGGCCCTGCCAAAGCACTTTCCGGCCCTGCGCCGTGAAGAGGCGAGCGTCCTGCGAGAGGAGCACGCGCTGATCTGCCTGTCGGGTGCTATCGGGGTTAAACCGGGTGTAAAACAGCTGGCCGGTCTTGGTGCGGCTGGGCCGGTTGTTATCGTAGGAATAGCCGGCCAGCAACAGGCTGTGGCCCGGGCCCATACTAGCCACGCTGGGCACCCGTCGCTCCTGCTGGTAATCTACGGCCTGGCGGCAGAGCACGTGCCCGGTGGCTAGCTCCAGGCAATACGCCTTAGACTCCGCTAAGCGGCTTTGCACGTTGGTGGTCACTACTAACCATACGTGGGTGCTGTCCATTACTACCTGTTCAATGGCCACCCGGCCCGTAGCGGCGGTAAAGCGGTGCGTCCAGCGGCTTTGCAGGTCCGGGGCAAGGTAGCGCACCAGTACCTGCTCGTGCTTGCGGCTGGGCTCTTCCAGCAGAAAACCTTCAGAAAGCGGTGCCATAGCACCGTGCAATTCCCGCCAGGGCAGCATGCGCTGCCGCACGCTCTGGCGGGCCACCAGCTGCCCGGTGGTATCTACTACCACCGTCAGAATAGAATCGGTGCCCCGGCGCCGGAGCTGGTACAGGGAATGGTAGCGGCTGCTGGCGGCATTCACCATTTGCAGGGAGCCGGGCAGGTACAGGTCGCGACGGTGACGGCGCTGCAGAGCGGGGTCGAAGACGTAGTGGCGGAGGCGGGTGGTTTTGGAGCTCTGCGGCTCTAAAGAGAACATGAGGGCGCGCTGGACACTGGGCAGATACAGCCCACCCAGGCGGGCCAGCCGAATACTATCGACCGTCACTTTTTGAGCTTTTGCCTGCTGCTGCAGACCTAAACCAACACTCATCACTAAAATGAGACGAAGCAAATAACGCATAACTATTTTTATAAATGCGGCGGCAA carries:
- a CDS encoding alpha/beta hydrolase family protein; amino-acid sequence: MTLSAVTLFNSRHRSMRPVATGLLWLSLFFSVAAGCKSEAQPAPAATPATPVATHLISSTLIGEYSPAVLAQRVSSVPLAGALARFPIRVYKLTYSTQTPAGQTITASGALLVPVASQPLSLLSYQHGTIQPDEERRAPSYYSSSSEVWSAVSLLASTGYVVSAPDYIGYGASKAQAHPYEHGPSLASASLDMMRAAREFCKREKLPLNQKNFLLGYSEGGYATMSLHKLMEEKYAREFTVTASAPGAGAYHKTAFANYILSSDKPLNFLSSYVWVLDTYNKVYGINRPFPYYFNQPWAGQLQLNPFSSVPSKPAELFTATFRQGILSNTDQPMSTAFRDNDVYDWKPTAPLALFHGTADDYVPYFNSEDAYKAMRSRGATQVELHPIEGGNHFTSAARYTLEAFAFISRY
- a CDS encoding BlaI/MecI/CopY family transcriptional regulator, with translation MQPSFPELTRAEEQVMQVLWRRGPSYVKDVVPELPAPTPAYNTVSTIIRILEQKGFVDHEAFGRTHRYFPIVAQDAYRRFSLGKLLGGYFGGSFSRLVSFFAQEENLDAAQLDELLRHAQSSPPSTPPADEPGSAPRADDNAPAA
- a CDS encoding TonB family protein — its product is MNQVLPLAPTTMLPLLSWMLQSTLCLGACWLLYRYALRQERFFTFNRRFLLFTPWLALGLPGLLALLKPWLPAIQNPANGLLNGGLLPELTISSGAAGANLATQLPEWLPSSLLLLYLTGVLVVLMRLGTHLLHLWLAARRFPREARPGYVLVHTGGRRPTSSFGRWVFWDDSTTLSSDEARVVLAHELAHVQQGHSWERLSLEATQALLWFCPFIHFYPPALALVHEFLADEQALRATASSPAAPVAESYTALLARLALRQLHPDLPLTHSFTQSFTLTRIRMLTSQTPARRWKQWLLLPIGAILFVAVACENAPDLDKPATTATSKDSQYGTPPPPPPPPYTTNAADTPPPPPPPALSNVEVMPEYPGGQTALFSALLKNTRYPAVAVQQKLQGKALVSFIVNTDGSISAVKLERGVTAAAGQQAAATTLNEEALRVVRELPGKWTPGLNKGKRVAVQFAVPITFALR